In Halapricum desulfuricans, a single window of DNA contains:
- a CDS encoding transcription initiation factor IIB: MERSSRQRERVATDEDTTEQDEREQCPECGSTSLIASADGGELVCDDCGLVVEEGTIDRGPEWRAFNHGERQEKSRVGAPTTKTMHDKGLTTTIDWKDKDAYGRSISSKKRSQMHRLRRWQERIRTKDAGERNLQFALSEVDRMASALGVPRSVREVASVIYRRALDDDLIRGRSIEGVATAALYAACRQEDIPRSLEEVSDVSRVEQKEIGRTYRYIAQELGLKMKPVDPKKYVPRFCSSLELTEEVQSKANEIIDVTAEKGLLSGKSPTGYAAAAIYAASLLCNEKKTQREVADVAQVTEVTIRNRYQEQIEAMGL, encoded by the coding sequence ATGGAACGTTCCAGTCGGCAGCGCGAGCGAGTGGCCACCGACGAGGACACGACGGAACAGGACGAGCGCGAGCAGTGTCCGGAGTGTGGCTCGACATCGCTGATCGCGAGCGCGGACGGGGGCGAACTGGTGTGTGACGACTGCGGGCTGGTGGTGGAGGAAGGGACGATCGATCGGGGGCCCGAGTGGCGGGCGTTCAATCACGGCGAGCGCCAGGAGAAATCCCGCGTCGGCGCGCCGACGACGAAGACGATGCACGACAAGGGGTTGACGACGACGATCGACTGGAAGGACAAGGACGCCTACGGCCGGTCGATCTCCTCGAAAAAGCGCAGTCAGATGCACCGACTGCGTCGCTGGCAAGAGCGGATCCGGACGAAGGACGCCGGCGAGCGCAACCTGCAGTTTGCCCTCTCTGAAGTCGACCGCATGGCCTCGGCGCTGGGCGTCCCGCGATCGGTTCGGGAGGTCGCGTCGGTGATCTACCGGCGGGCGCTTGACGACGACCTCATCCGCGGCCGGTCGATCGAGGGCGTCGCCACCGCGGCGCTGTATGCCGCCTGCCGACAGGAGGACATCCCGCGCAGTCTCGAGGAGGTCTCGGACGTCTCGCGGGTCGAACAGAAAGAGATCGGCCGGACGTATCGCTACATCGCCCAGGAACTCGGGTTGAAGATGAAGCCGGTCGATCCGAAGAAGTACGTCCCGCGGTTCTGCTCGTCGCTCGAACTGACCGAAGAGGTCCAGTCGAAGGCCAACGAGATTATCGACGTGACCGCCGAGAAGGGCCTGCTCTCGGGCAAATCGCCGACCGGCTACGCCGCCGCCGCGATCTACGCCGCCTCGCTGCTCTGCAACGAGAAGAAGACCCAGCGCGAGGTCGCAGACGTCGCGCAGGTCACCGAAGTCACCATCCGAAACCGCTATCAGGAACAGATCGAAGCGATGGGACTGTAA
- a CDS encoding RNB domain-containing ribonuclease: MTDESAQAEAGTAEGQGPVEIDEELARHLENKREELFEKFDIRDAFPPEVLEEAEQRTTDVQEEIQSEVDERRDLREKTAFTVDPIDAQDFDDALSIDVRDDEIVLWVHIADVTHYVNPETAMWSEAVERGNTVYLPAYTVHMLPPILAETVCSLVPEEDRLAHTVEMHLDPETLSYETIEIYKSVIQSDERLTYTQAENRLDDPDAPLHDDLSAVWELADSMHEQRKEDGSLVLNPKRDRAHTIIEECMLKANKAVTHELMWDRGVEAMYRVHPQPAPEEWDEALQEIQELDGVSIPGSAWDDPRKAVNATLEQAPARQLDKIQWAVMKVMPRAKYMNDPFGGHHALNFEIYGHFTSPIRRLSDLINHWIVYTNDVPEDLVALCDRASERQQKAEKCEREYKQFLEEVGLDPAAVNNRGIEVVEE, from the coding sequence ATGACCGACGAGTCCGCCCAGGCCGAGGCCGGGACCGCCGAGGGGCAGGGCCCCGTGGAGATCGACGAGGAACTGGCCCGCCATCTGGAGAACAAGCGCGAGGAGCTGTTCGAGAAGTTCGACATCCGCGACGCGTTCCCACCGGAGGTCCTCGAAGAGGCCGAACAACGGACGACCGACGTCCAGGAAGAGATCCAGAGCGAAGTCGACGAGCGCCGCGACCTGCGGGAGAAGACCGCCTTCACCGTCGACCCGATCGACGCACAGGACTTCGACGATGCCCTCTCGATCGACGTGCGCGACGACGAGATCGTCCTGTGGGTCCACATCGCCGACGTGACCCATTACGTCAATCCCGAGACGGCGATGTGGAGCGAGGCCGTCGAGCGCGGGAACACGGTCTATCTGCCCGCCTACACGGTCCACATGCTGCCGCCGATCCTCGCCGAGACTGTCTGCTCGCTGGTGCCCGAGGAGGACCGGCTGGCCCACACCGTCGAGATGCACCTCGATCCCGAGACCCTCTCCTACGAGACCATCGAGATCTACAAGTCGGTCATTCAGAGCGACGAGCGGCTGACCTACACGCAGGCCGAGAACCGACTCGACGACCCCGACGCGCCGCTGCACGACGACCTCTCGGCGGTGTGGGAGCTGGCCGACAGCATGCACGAACAGCGCAAGGAAGACGGCTCGCTCGTCCTTAATCCCAAGCGCGACCGCGCCCACACCATCATCGAGGAGTGCATGCTCAAGGCCAACAAGGCCGTCACGCACGAACTCATGTGGGACCGCGGCGTCGAGGCGATGTACCGCGTTCACCCCCAACCCGCGCCCGAGGAGTGGGACGAGGCCCTGCAGGAGATCCAGGAACTGGACGGCGTCTCGATCCCCGGCAGTGCGTGGGACGACCCCCGGAAGGCCGTCAACGCCACCCTCGAACAGGCCCCGGCGCGCCAGCTGGACAAGATCCAGTGGGCCGTGATGAAAGTCATGCCCCGCGCCAAGTACATGAACGACCCCTTCGGCGGCCACCACGCGCTGAACTTCGAGATCTACGGCCACTTCACCTCGCCGATTCGCCGCCTCTCGGATCTGATCAACCACTGGATCGTCTATACCAACGACGTGCCCGAGGATCTGGTCGCGCTGTGTGACCGCGCCTCCGAGCGCCAGCAAAAGGCAGAGAAGTGCGAACGCGAGTACAAGCAGTTCCTCGAGGAAGTCGGGCTCGACCCCGCCGCCGTGAACAACCGCGGGATCGAAGTCGTCGAGGAGTAG
- a CDS encoding RNA-binding protein, translating into MNVKSRHHLRADAIDEIVEAVRETLGVEIDADSFEKVEFEDSDWDVVLVDGEPAVLYLDSEAQGDSAQNGDVRPFLTVRGANEYPPERNVVTVDAGAVSFVSDGADVMRPGIVEADDSIEAGDLVVIAEETHGKVLAIGRARVDSEEMLGDEGKVVDSIHHVGDELYEFVA; encoded by the coding sequence ATGAACGTCAAGTCCCGACACCACCTCCGGGCGGACGCCATCGACGAGATCGTCGAGGCCGTCCGGGAGACGCTGGGGGTCGAAATCGACGCGGACAGCTTCGAGAAGGTCGAGTTCGAGGACAGCGACTGGGACGTCGTCCTCGTGGACGGCGAACCGGCCGTCCTGTATCTGGACAGCGAGGCGCAGGGTGACTCGGCGCAAAACGGCGATGTCAGACCGTTCCTCACGGTCAGGGGAGCCAACGAGTACCCGCCGGAACGGAACGTCGTCACCGTCGACGCCGGCGCGGTCTCGTTCGTCTCGGACGGGGCCGACGTGATGCGCCCCGGGATCGTCGAGGCCGACGACTCCATCGAGGCGGGCGATCTGGTCGTGATCGCCGAGGAGACCCACGGAAAGGTGCTGGCGATCGGGCGCGCCCGGGTCGACAGCGAGGAGATGCTCGGCGACGAGGGCAAGGTCGTCGACTCGATCCATCACGTCGGCGACGAACTGTACGAGTTCGTCGCGTAG
- the ppcA gene encoding phosphoenolpyruvate carboxylase, whose protein sequence is MPDPPRVLSTQHPDNATVPFFAEGEVIEGEDEIQEAYYAYSHLGADEQMWDFEGKEGDEYAVKKLLSRFDQYFLDSKLGEDVRLTVRGPNPDVEKAEAKILLEILESIPRSYDAAELFYDEHDEGVVPPIFEVIIPMVTDADQLNAVHDYYEQFVVAKGDEELLDGRTVSEWVGDFRPNSINVIPLIEDREHMLAADEIIRGYVEGRDVDAQRVFLARSDPALNYGSLSADLINKVSMQRLYDMAEEEDIDIYPMLGAGSAPFRGNLSPTTVEATLDAWPEVETYTVQSAFKYDYPVETVQGAIETLRSAPESRHEERIDEERALEVVDAVEDVYAEQVEQVAPLVNRIAEYTPKRRARKLHVGLFGYSREVGETQLPRAITYTATLYSIGFPPTLMGLAGLSEEDIAFVEEAFPRFFETLADAARYYNPRSQLVLPLDEERATAGLDLVDVDPDPQHRSATDDVIDALNREDADAVRAGIVRAAQIRQFLG, encoded by the coding sequence ATGCCGGACCCACCGCGCGTACTCAGCACGCAACATCCAGACAACGCGACGGTTCCGTTCTTCGCGGAGGGCGAAGTGATCGAGGGCGAAGACGAGATTCAGGAGGCCTATTACGCGTACTCGCACCTCGGCGCGGACGAACAGATGTGGGACTTCGAGGGGAAGGAGGGCGACGAGTACGCAGTCAAGAAACTCCTGTCGCGGTTCGATCAGTACTTCCTGGACTCGAAACTGGGCGAGGACGTCCGCCTGACGGTCCGCGGTCCGAATCCGGACGTCGAGAAGGCCGAGGCGAAGATCTTGCTGGAGATTCTCGAGAGCATCCCGCGGTCGTACGACGCGGCGGAGCTGTTCTACGACGAGCACGACGAAGGCGTCGTGCCGCCGATTTTCGAGGTCATCATCCCGATGGTGACCGACGCCGACCAGCTCAATGCCGTCCACGACTACTACGAGCAGTTCGTCGTCGCCAAGGGCGACGAGGAACTGCTGGACGGGCGAACGGTCTCGGAGTGGGTCGGCGACTTCCGGCCGAACTCGATCAACGTCATCCCGCTGATCGAGGACCGCGAGCACATGCTCGCCGCCGACGAGATCATCCGAGGCTATGTCGAGGGTCGTGACGTCGACGCCCAGCGGGTCTTTCTGGCGCGTTCCGACCCGGCGCTCAACTACGGGTCGCTGTCGGCGGACCTGATCAACAAGGTCTCCATGCAGCGACTGTACGACATGGCCGAGGAGGAAGACATCGACATCTACCCGATGCTTGGGGCCGGTTCGGCACCGTTCCGGGGCAACCTCTCGCCGACGACCGTCGAGGCGACGCTCGACGCGTGGCCGGAGGTCGAGACGTACACCGTCCAGTCGGCGTTCAAGTACGATTACCCGGTCGAAACGGTCCAGGGAGCTATCGAGACGCTGCGGTCGGCCCCGGAGAGCCGACACGAGGAGCGTATCGACGAGGAGCGCGCCCTGGAAGTCGTCGACGCCGTCGAGGACGTCTACGCCGAGCAGGTCGAACAGGTCGCGCCGCTGGTCAACCGGATCGCCGAGTACACGCCCAAGCGACGGGCCCGCAAGCTCCACGTCGGGCTGTTCGGCTACTCCCGGGAGGTCGGCGAGACCCAGCTCCCGCGGGCGATTACCTACACTGCGACGCTGTACAGCATCGGCTTCCCGCCGACGCTGATGGGGCTTGCCGGCCTCTCGGAGGAAGACATCGCGTTCGTCGAGGAAGCGTTCCCGCGGTTCTTCGAGACGCTTGCGGACGCGGCCCGGTACTACAACCCCCGGTCGCAACTGGTCTTGCCGCTGGACGAGGAGCGTGCGACCGCCGGCCTGGATCTGGTCGACGTCGATCCCGACCCCCAGCACCGGTCGGCGACCGACGACGTCATCGACGCGCTGAACCGCGAGGACGCCGACGCCGTGCGTGCCGGAATCGTCCGGGCCGCCCAGATCCGGCAGTTCCTCGGGTAA
- a CDS encoding PAS domain-containing protein: protein MPQRPSGGGGSSTYRVLYADRDGDFAGFLRDRLEREDRRLEVRTVDTAQETIESLDAVDCVVVGSRLRGVDPIETIERVRERAPDLPVVLFTARGSESLASDAISAGVSDYVVREPGVEQYRILATRLVNLAEGYRAERRATAATERLAAVYERIDDAFYAIDDEWRVTYWNERMADRTGVSAADIVGDVVWDVFPEMVDSEAYERYHEAMATQQRVTFQTYVEPLEYWIEVRVFPDEDGLSIYSREVTDRKDRERALERRSEHLRRLHEITTDETASFDDQLRELLALGRDRLAADAGIVAEFDDGYTVRAADAPDLTVGAGERFDMTGTICAEMSDGAVDTVRTASDVIADAHPVYRDRSVETFVGVPIDASDGVYGAISFAGFDDDTPSVSEHDRTFVRLLAQWIGREVSRRAARQKAQTNERYLRVVIDALPQQVFVKDSGGRYLLANGAAADVYGTSPAELEGSTDEEYATESDHRDFRADDLAVIESGEAKTIPEDTFVDAGGEKRTVRTEIQPLETPHGDERRALVVATDITERKRLEQQLDRSRKRLRQLIDLLPQLVFAKGESGEYLFANEGLAQAYGTTVEAIEGATDAELANSETEAEQFRADDREVIESGESKTIPEETLTYPDGEKRVLETRKIPFEPVESDDRAVLGVATDITGLKETERELRTFENAVESAGHGIYITDTDATIEYVNSTFEEITGYSADEAIGETPRLIRSDVLGEAYYEEMWNTILSGETWHAEIQDRRKSGEIYYADQTITPIEDDSGEIEAFVAIQRDVTERKRLEQRLRGLHRASQELSVAETVSEIAAIAVDAVEDVLELPAATLWRYDESADELVPTAVSETGERIVDSPPTISRDDSLPWWVFEHGEMRVVEDITATEHAEDELSPLRSCMAVPVGDIGVIATGSVDVAAFDDIDIDLFQILGGAVEAAMTRAEREQQLRERERELARQNERLDEFASVVAHDLRNPLSIAIGMLDVAQQTGADEHFRKADDALTRIEELIDDILTLARQPGTVTQTSVVSLATVARESWGYVRTGNADLIVDCETSETTEANSDRLAQLLENLFRNAVEHGGEDVTVRIGTTADGFYVADDGVGIPEDARDAVFEHGYTTNDGGTGLGLSIVSDIAAAHGWTSSVTESESGGARFEFHARPA from the coding sequence ATGCCACAGCGACCCTCTGGCGGCGGGGGATCTTCGACGTATCGCGTTCTCTATGCTGATCGTGACGGTGACTTTGCGGGGTTTCTGCGGGACCGACTGGAACGCGAAGACCGTCGACTCGAAGTGCGGACCGTCGACACGGCACAGGAAACGATCGAGAGTCTCGACGCTGTCGACTGCGTCGTCGTCGGGTCACGGCTTCGGGGGGTCGACCCGATCGAGACGATCGAGCGGGTCCGCGAGCGGGCACCCGATCTTCCGGTCGTGTTGTTCACGGCGCGGGGCAGTGAGTCGCTTGCGAGCGACGCCATCTCGGCGGGCGTGAGCGATTACGTCGTCCGCGAACCCGGCGTCGAGCAGTACCGCATCCTGGCGACCCGACTGGTCAACCTCGCGGAAGGATACCGCGCCGAGCGGCGAGCCACGGCAGCGACCGAACGACTCGCCGCCGTCTACGAGCGGATCGACGACGCCTTTTACGCTATCGACGACGAGTGGCGCGTCACCTACTGGAACGAGCGAATGGCAGACCGCACCGGTGTGTCGGCTGCGGATATCGTCGGTGACGTCGTCTGGGACGTGTTTCCCGAAATGGTCGACTCCGAAGCCTACGAGCGGTATCACGAGGCGATGGCGACCCAACAGCGGGTCACTTTCCAGACCTACGTCGAACCGCTGGAGTACTGGATCGAGGTCCGTGTCTTCCCCGACGAGGACGGCCTCTCGATTTACTCGCGGGAGGTCACTGACCGGAAAGACCGCGAGCGAGCGCTTGAACGACGGTCCGAGCATCTCCGGCGCTTACACGAGATAACGACCGACGAAACGGCGTCTTTCGACGACCAGCTGCGGGAGCTGCTTGCGCTCGGTCGGGACCGGCTGGCAGCAGACGCCGGCATCGTCGCGGAGTTCGACGACGGATATACCGTCCGCGCGGCCGATGCGCCGGACCTGACCGTTGGGGCCGGTGAACGATTCGATATGACCGGCACGATCTGTGCAGAGATGTCGGACGGAGCGGTCGATACCGTCAGGACCGCCTCGGATGTCATCGCTGACGCGCATCCGGTCTATCGTGACCGGTCGGTCGAGACGTTCGTCGGTGTTCCGATCGACGCGTCGGACGGTGTGTACGGCGCGATCAGCTTTGCCGGGTTCGACGACGACACCCCGTCCGTCTCCGAGCACGATCGCACATTCGTGCGGCTGCTCGCGCAGTGGATCGGCCGGGAAGTAAGTCGACGGGCCGCCCGTCAGAAGGCCCAGACGAACGAACGATACCTCCGGGTAGTCATCGACGCCCTGCCCCAGCAGGTGTTCGTCAAGGACAGCGGCGGCCGCTATCTCCTCGCGAACGGAGCTGCTGCCGATGTCTACGGCACCTCACCAGCGGAGCTCGAGGGATCGACTGACGAAGAGTACGCCACAGAGAGCGATCATCGGGACTTCCGGGCTGACGACTTGGCAGTGATCGAGTCCGGCGAGGCGAAGACGATCCCCGAAGATACGTTCGTCGACGCCGGCGGCGAGAAACGGACTGTCCGGACGGAGATACAGCCCCTTGAGACGCCACACGGAGACGAGCGTCGGGCCCTCGTCGTCGCGACTGACATCACCGAGCGCAAGCGGCTGGAGCAACAGTTAGACCGAAGCCGGAAGCGACTCCGCCAGCTCATTGACCTGCTCCCGCAACTGGTGTTCGCCAAAGGCGAGTCCGGCGAGTACCTGTTCGCAAACGAAGGCCTCGCGCAAGCCTACGGGACCACAGTCGAGGCGATCGAAGGGGCCACCGACGCCGAACTGGCCAACTCCGAGACTGAGGCCGAACAGTTCCGGGCCGACGACCGCGAGGTGATCGAATCGGGCGAGTCCAAGACGATTCCCGAGGAGACACTCACGTATCCAGATGGCGAGAAACGCGTCCTGGAGACGCGCAAGATCCCGTTCGAGCCGGTCGAGTCAGACGACCGGGCGGTCCTGGGCGTTGCGACGGACATCACGGGGCTGAAAGAGACCGAGCGCGAGCTGCGCACGTTCGAAAACGCTGTCGAGTCTGCCGGCCACGGGATCTATATTACCGACACCGACGCGACGATCGAATACGTGAACTCGACGTTTGAGGAGATAACCGGTTACAGTGCCGACGAGGCGATCGGTGAGACGCCGCGTCTGATCCGCTCGGACGTGCTGGGCGAAGCGTACTACGAGGAGATGTGGAACACGATCCTTTCGGGTGAGACGTGGCACGCCGAAATCCAGGACCGCCGCAAGTCCGGTGAGATCTACTACGCCGACCAGACGATCACGCCCATCGAGGACGACAGCGGCGAAATCGAGGCGTTTGTGGCCATCCAGCGCGACGTGACCGAGCGCAAGCGCCTCGAACAGCGACTCCGGGGCCTTCACAGGGCCAGTCAGGAGCTGTCCGTCGCGGAGACAGTCTCCGAGATAGCCGCGATCGCAGTCGATGCAGTCGAAGACGTCCTCGAGTTGCCGGCCGCCACGCTGTGGCGCTACGACGAATCTGCGGACGAACTCGTCCCGACCGCAGTCTCCGAGACCGGCGAACGCATCGTCGATTCCCCGCCAACGATCAGCCGGGACGACAGCCTCCCGTGGTGGGTCTTCGAGCACGGGGAGATGCGGGTCGTCGAGGACATCACGGCGACCGAACACGCCGAAGACGAGCTGTCGCCGCTCCGGTCGTGTATGGCGGTTCCAGTCGGCGACATCGGCGTCATCGCCACCGGATCGGTGGACGTCGCCGCTTTCGACGACATCGACATCGACCTCTTTCAGATACTCGGTGGGGCCGTCGAGGCCGCGATGACCCGAGCGGAGCGCGAACAGCAACTCCGTGAGCGCGAGCGCGAACTGGCTCGCCAGAACGAACGGCTCGACGAGTTCGCCAGCGTCGTCGCCCACGACCTCCGCAATCCGCTTTCGATCGCCATCGGGATGCTCGACGTCGCTCAGCAGACCGGCGCTGACGAACACTTCCGGAAGGCCGACGACGCGCTGACCCGGATCGAAGAACTGATCGACGACATCCTGACGCTGGCTCGACAGCCCGGAACGGTAACCCAGACGAGCGTGGTCTCGCTGGCGACCGTCGCTCGCGAGAGCTGGGGGTACGTCCGGACCGGCAACGCCGACCTGATCGTCGACTGCGAGACCAGCGAGACGACCGAAGCGAACAGCGATCGGCTGGCTCAGTTACTTGAGAATCTCTTCCGCAACGCTGTCGAACACGGCGGCGAAGACGTGACCGTCCGGATCGGGACCACGGCGGACGGCTTCTACGTCGCCGACGACGGTGTCGGAATTCCCGAAGACGCACGTGACGCCGTCTTCGAACACGGCTACACGACCAACGACGGCGGAACTGGGCTCGGCCTCTCGATCGTCTCGGACATCGCGGCGGCCCATGGCTGGACCTCGTCTGTGACCGAGAGCGAGTCCGGCGGCGCACGCTTCGAATTCCACGCACGGCCGGCGTGA
- a CDS encoding threonine synthase has protein sequence MDLACPDCGRTYPGDGPWRCQCGHPLEFADRPVPDDKPPAAIDRDKGLWAFSEFLPVERRVTLGEGWTPLVEGDEWGVQFKLESVFPTGSFKDRGAATTVSRALELGVDWVVEDSSGNAGLAVATYAARAGIDAEIFVPAEAKPGKLRAIERTGATLRRIEGTRQDVTDACIEAIESGADEGSEAKTREPVEAYYASHAWDPAFLAGTATVAFEIAAQRGWSAPDAFVTPLGHGTLFLGAYRGFRALLEAGWIDSMPRLLGAQAAGVAPIVEAIGGDPDPASERNDAADGIQIAEPARNDQIIEAVEATDGDAVAVPTAATEREHDRLARAGFHVEPTCATATAALERFRERGVIEDGDDIVTALTGSGLKTS, from the coding sequence ATGGATCTGGCCTGTCCAGACTGCGGCCGGACGTACCCCGGAGACGGCCCCTGGCGATGTCAGTGCGGCCACCCGCTCGAGTTCGCTGATCGGCCCGTCCCTGACGACAAGCCCCCGGCGGCGATCGACCGCGACAAGGGGCTGTGGGCCTTTTCTGAATTCCTCCCCGTCGAGCGACGGGTCACCCTCGGCGAGGGCTGGACGCCGCTGGTTGAGGGCGACGAGTGGGGCGTGCAGTTCAAACTCGAATCGGTATTCCCGACGGGAAGTTTCAAGGACCGCGGCGCGGCGACGACGGTTTCGCGCGCGCTCGAACTCGGCGTCGACTGGGTCGTCGAAGACTCCTCGGGCAACGCCGGCCTGGCGGTCGCGACCTACGCCGCCCGCGCCGGGATCGACGCCGAGATCTTCGTGCCCGCCGAGGCCAAGCCCGGGAAGTTGCGGGCGATCGAACGGACCGGAGCGACGCTCAGACGGATCGAGGGCACCCGTCAGGACGTCACCGACGCCTGCATCGAGGCCATCGAGTCGGGCGCTGACGAAGGAAGTGAGGCGAAAACTCGCGAGCCGGTCGAGGCCTACTACGCGAGCCACGCCTGGGACCCCGCCTTTCTGGCCGGCACCGCGACCGTCGCCTTCGAGATCGCGGCCCAGCGCGGCTGGTCGGCTCCCGACGCGTTCGTGACGCCGCTGGGCCACGGGACGCTGTTTCTGGGCGCGTACCGCGGCTTTCGCGCTTTGCTGGAGGCGGGCTGGATCGACTCGATGCCGCGGCTGCTCGGCGCACAGGCCGCGGGCGTCGCGCCGATCGTCGAAGCGATCGGCGGCGATCCAGACCCGGCGAGCGAGCGAAACGACGCCGCCGACGGGATCCAGATCGCCGAGCCGGCACGGAACGACCAGATCATCGAGGCGGTCGAGGCGACCGACGGCGACGCCGTCGCAGTCCCGACGGCGGCGACCGAGCGCGAACACGACCGGCTCGCCCGGGCCGGCTTCCACGTCGAGCCGACCTGTGCGACGGCGACCGCCGCGCTCGAGCGCTTCCGGGAACGTGGCGTGATCGAAGACGGCGACGACATCGTGACAGCGCTGACCGGAAGCGGGCTGAAGACCTCGTAG
- a CDS encoding NAD(P)-dependent alcohol dehydrogenase, producing MRAARLHEYTDDMSEGLTVEEIDRPEITRSDEVIVEVEGAGWCQTDNHIIEGMWEQYVPQSLPMTLGHENAGIVAETGNEVEIVEEGDPVICHPVQTCGTCRACRQGETMYCENQSFNGLTTDGGFADYLLTNERAVIPLPDGVDPTDIAPHADAGITAYHAAKKAVRKLNPGDHAVIVGIGGLGHIGVQVVDAMSAAQITAVDIKDSALELAEEGGADHLVNPEKEDVREFVDSVTDGTGAAQVLDFVGADVTTEYAPDITAAGGDHHIIGYGGHIHEPAQALVNGEFSYVGNIVGQYTELQELVALVEQGDVNLHTSRYELGDVNTVAEKLEHREIDGRAVITP from the coding sequence ATGAGAGCAGCACGACTCCACGAGTACACCGACGACATGAGCGAGGGGCTGACGGTCGAGGAGATCGACCGACCGGAGATCACGCGATCGGACGAGGTGATCGTCGAGGTAGAAGGCGCGGGATGGTGTCAGACGGATAACCACATCATCGAGGGGATGTGGGAGCAGTACGTCCCGCAGTCGTTGCCGATGACACTCGGCCACGAGAACGCGGGGATCGTCGCCGAGACGGGCAATGAGGTCGAAATCGTCGAAGAGGGCGACCCGGTCATCTGCCATCCGGTACAGACCTGTGGCACCTGTCGGGCCTGCCGGCAGGGCGAGACGATGTACTGTGAGAACCAGTCGTTCAACGGGCTGACGACCGACGGCGGGTTCGCCGATTACTTGCTGACAAACGAGCGAGCGGTCATCCCGCTGCCGGACGGTGTCGACCCGACCGACATCGCACCCCACGCCGACGCGGGGATCACGGCCTACCACGCCGCCAAGAAGGCCGTCCGGAAGCTGAACCCGGGCGATCACGCCGTGATCGTCGGCATCGGCGGGCTGGGCCACATCGGCGTCCAGGTCGTCGACGCGATGAGCGCCGCACAGATCACCGCGGTCGACATCAAAGACTCCGCGCTGGAACTGGCCGAGGAGGGGGGAGCCGACCACCTCGTCAACCCTGAGAAAGAGGACGTCCGGGAGTTCGTCGACAGCGTCACCGACGGGACGGGTGCCGCACAGGTACTTGACTTCGTCGGCGCGGACGTGACCACCGAGTATGCCCCGGACATCACCGCCGCCGGCGGTGACCACCACATCATCGGCTACGGCGGGCACATCCATGAACCCGCACAGGCGCTCGTCAACGGCGAGTTCTCCTACGTGGGCAACATCGTCGGTCAGTACACCGAACTCCAGGAACTGGTCGCACTGGTTGAACAGGGCGACGTGAATCTACATACCAGTCGCTACGAACTCGGAGACGTCAACACGGTCGCAGAGAAACTCGAGCACCGCGAGATCGACGGACGCGCGGTCATCACGCCCTAG